The Paenibacillus mucilaginosus 3016 genome includes the window CCGGACTCCGGACGAGCGCCCGGTCTTCCTCCGCATCGTAGAGAGTGGAGGCCGGCTTACGGTACCGGATAACCTTTCTGTTTAGCCGGTTTGCATTTAGGAAATCCTAACCAGCATCACAAGAGGCAGGGAGTTGAGTGTATGGTAAAAATGTTGTTCGTCACCCTCTGCATGTTCGGCGCCGGTCTGCTCTATCTGGTCATGATCGACATGGTGTCCGGCCTGACCTTGCCGGAAGCTGTCATGATCCTAAGGGAGTCCTACTCCGTCCTGACGGTAACTGACTATGTGATCGTGCTGCTCCTTCTGGTGCTTCCGGCAGTTCATTGGGGCTATACCTTCTGGAAGGCCCGGACGGCCTCCGGCCAAACAAAGCGCAGCTCCCCCGATTCCCCTTAAACCGTTACTTCTTGAGCAGGTATGGCGTCGACCTCATCCCGGTCCTGCGGATGAAGGTCTCGACGGACACCTCCACCTTCGCTTCCGCAAACAGGGAGGGCCAATTTTCCTCCATGCTCTTCCACGACTTCATATCCGTGCTTTCCACAATCCGGTCCAATCCCAGGTAATCGCTCCGCCGGCTTTGTGCCCCTTGAACAGCCTTCTCGATCTCCCGCTTCGCCGCGTCCGCCCATTCTTTCTGCAGCTTCACGACCTCGGACCTCTGGCTCGGATCGATGGGGCAGCGGATTTCATTGAGATTGCCTTCTTCCTTCACGTGGATTTGAAAAGCAGGAGAACCGTTCTCCATGCGGTAGGTTACGTTGGTTTTCGATTGTATGACTTCTAAGGAAATGCCGTCCTCCTGCTTGCCGCAGGGCAGGGCGACAATGGTTCCCTTCACTTTGTCGAGCACCCGGATCAGCCCGCGGGCCTCGGTGCCGTCGGCCCATCCCGCCCATTTGCCCTCCTTGAACAGAGCCATTCCCTGAATCTCGGCATGCGCCGGAAGCTCGACTTTCTCCAAGTTCGCTTTGGTGCCGCCCTTGCGCCGGTCGCCTTCGATCTTAATCCCGCTGATCGCCATGCTGCCGGACCGGTTTAAGCTTTTGATGATATCCGTGACTTCCATCTCGGCATTATGCGCCCATACCCGGGATGTGTTCCGGATGCGCTTCGCATTGCCGAGCGCGGAGCTCGGCTCCAGAGGCATGGTGAGATTCAGCACGGCCTTCGCGTCGACTCCGCGGGATACGAGAACCGGCGTATTGAGGCGGAGCTCATGGCTCCTCTCGTAGAAGTCGAACAGCTCCCGCAGACCTTCCTTGGCGAGCGGTTCCCCGATGACAAGCAGCTGGATGTGGGCGAAGAAGAGCTGCCTGGGCACCTTCTGGGAGGCTTTGCGCAGGGCCCCGAACAGGCTTTTGTCCTCGGCCCAATAGACGGAGATCGTATTGGCATCGCCGCCGCCACCGCCTTTGGCGCCCAGGGAAGACGAGCCGGGATTCATGATCTGGAACGAGAGTCGGTAGCCTTCTCCGCCCGCGGCCTTATCGATGCCCATCCCGACCACGATCGCCAGGTCCCTCAGCTCCCGGGAGTTCCAGCAGCCCGCAAGCAGCGGCAGCAGAGCAAGCACCAGTACCAGCTGCAGCCCGGCACGCTTTTTCATGAGGCATTCCCTCCATCCTTCGAGTCGTCGGAAGAGCCCGCGGGTTCCATCCGGATCGTATTCTTCTGGTTCACGAGCCGGGGGCGGGAGAAGAGCGAGCCGAGCGGAATCCGGAGGAGCGAATCCTTCTGGTCCTGCATAATGAAAGGCCCGAAGGGTGTCATGTACGGAATGCCGAAGGAGCGCAGGGCGCACATATGAGCCAGCAGAATGATGCTCAGGATCATGATGCCGTAGAACCCGAGCAGCCCCGCACAGGCCATCATCAGGAAGCGGATCAGCCGGATCGACAGGGAGAGATTATAGGCCGGTGTCGAGAAGCTCGAGATGCCCGTGAGGGCCACGACAATGACCATGGCGGAAGAGATGATGCCCGCCTCGACGGCGGCCTGGCCGAGCACCAGCGCCCCGACGATCGATACGGCTTGGCCGATGGCCCGCGGCATGCGGATCCCGGCCTCGCGCAGAATTTCGAAGGTGACCTCCATGATCATGGCTTCGATGAAAGCCGGAAAAGGCACTCCCTCCCGCTGGGCCGCCAGCGAAATCAGCAGAAGCGTCGGGACCATCTCGTGGTGGAACGTAATGGCGGCGATATAGATGGACGGCACGAACAGGGAGATCAGGAAGGCCGCATGTCTCAGGACACGGATCGCCGTGGCAACCTCGAACCGCTGGTAATAATCCTCCGCCGACTGGAAGAACATGAAGAAGGTTGTCGGAGCGATGAGCACGAACGGCGTGCCGTCCACGAACACGGCAATCCGGCCTTCGAGCAGATTCCCGGCAATCGAATCCGGGCGCTCGGTGTTGTAGAGCGTCGGGAACAGGGTGGACGTATCGTCCTCAATGAACTGCTCGATATAGCCTGATTCCAGAATGGCGTCAGTCTCAATGGCATGAAGCCGCCGGCGGACTTCCTCCACAATCTTGTCGTTGGCCAGTCCCCGGATATACATGATCGCCACATCTGTCTGGGTGACGGCACCGAGCTTCATGCTCTCGAGCAGCAGGTGGGGACTGCGGATGCGGCGGCGCACCAGGGCCACATTGGTCGCGATCGACTCCGTGAAGCCGTCCTTCGGCCCGCGGATGACGACCTGGGAGGAGGGCTCGGTCACGCTCCGCATCTCCCCGCCCCGCGTGCCGCAGACCATCGCTTCCGCCGAGCCGTCCACCAGCAGCACGGTATCGCCCGAGAGAACGGCCAGGATCAACTCCTGCCAGTCGCGGGCTGTGCTGACTTCCCCGACCGCCAAGGCGTTGTCCCTGATATGCCGGGACAGCGAAGAATGGCCCGAGTCCGCACGCTTATGGAGGGAGGAGGACATGATGCTGTGGAGTATAAAATTGCTCACCATGGTCTTGTCGGTAATGCCGTCGGTATAAACGGCAGCGGCCTGCACGTCAAAGCCGTCTACCTTAAAGCTCCGTATGGTAATATCCGGGCTGTTCCCGAGTTCCTCCCGGATCCGGCTCAGGTTCTCGTCAAGCCGGAGGGACAGCGGCTGTTTTCCCTCTTTGGGGGAGTCGGATCCGGGCTTCCCGCCGGTATCGGACTGCGTACGAAGGCGGCTGCCTTTCAGGTTCCAAGGAAACATAGCCTGGTCACCCGCTTTCCTGATGGACTGGAATGATTACTTGAAGCCGAACCGCCTGCGGAGCAGGTGAAGGAGGATGAGCAGGGCGGGAATAACCACCATATAGATCGGAAGTACCAGGGTCAGATGTGTCCTTCCCTCTTCCTTGTGTTCCAGGAAGTTCGGAGCCATGAGAATGGACATGAACAGAACGGTAATGCCTGCGGAGTAGGCCAGCCTGCGTTCATCCTCAATACGGAACAGATAGGCCGCCGTAGCCATAGCGCTGTAGATGTACATGGACATTTTGAAAAAAACGCCGATGATCAGCGTCAGGAGCACAAGCGCATCGAGCCGCTGCAGAAAGTCCGCGATCTCGACCAGCCCGATCGTGGTGAACAACGGGAAGGTCGAGCGGGAATACAGGTCCGAGCCGAGCACGGACATTTCGACGGCATGGGTGAGGCTCAGCCCGACGGCACTGAGGACCATGGCGAGGATTCCCGTTTTTCTTGCCATCCGGACCTGGTTCAGCCGGGGCAGCACCGTGCTGAACGCGGCGATTTCGGCGAAGGGAAACATGAGGATGAACGGGTAGGCGGCTCCCAGGACCGTCCGCCAGCCCTCGCCGGTGATCGGCTGAAGATTCGCCGGGTCGATCTGCCCCGAGAACAGGATGACGAGATTGCCGAGTCCTCCTGCGCAGATCATGATGATCAGATAGATCTGGGCCAAGCGGAAAAAGACCTCGACCCCCTTCTGCAGAACATAGACCGCAGCGACGATCATAGCGAGATGGATCACCAGGGTCGGCGTCTGGTCATACGAGGACGCGATCAAGAGGTCCCCGGCTTCCCTGAGATTGCGGGAGGCGATATACAGGAAGTGCAGCATGTACAGCAGAGAGATGGGCCAGGCCAGATAGCGCCCGAGCAGGACGGCCATGTATTCGCTCGGAATCATATTCGGGTATTGGCGCAGCAGGTAATCGAACATCAGGTAGATGAGCAATCCCCCCGGCAGCGCGGCCCAGATGGACAGCCAGATGCCCTGATTGGTCTGCCCCCCGATCGGGATGACCAGAGCGGTGCCGAACTCGAAGAGAATGATCATGGCCAGCAGCTGGTTCGGAGATATCACCGACTTATTGAGCATGGTCCTGCGTCCCTTTCCTGTAGCGCGATCGGTGAAAGAAATTCGTTACTATCTTTCCACATCCGCCCAAGAAATATTTGTCCGCGAACCATCGCTGACATAAGGCTGTCAGGGTTGCCGTTGTAAGATAAGGGCATATACGGCTCAGAGACCCGTAACGAATCTTAAGGAGGTTATTCACTTTATGTTTAAGACCCTATCTGAATTCGCCGATTCATGGAAGAACGAATCCGCTTCCACCCAGCGTATCCTGGATGCCCTGACCGACAGCTCCCTTCAGCAGAAGATCGCGCCGGACTACCGCAGCCTGGGTCAGCTCGGCTGGCACATCGCCACTTGTATTCACGAAATGCTCTCGCGTACGGGACTCGAATTCCCTGCGCCGGAAGGGGAGGAGCAGGCGCCAAGCTCCGCAGCCGTCATTGCCGATACCTACCGCAGGGCTTCCGCCGCCATGCTGGAAGCCGTGCAGACGCAGTGGACGGATGCGGATCTCTTCACCCGCGTGAACCTGTACGGGGAGGAGTGGCCCAACGGGCTGACCCTGCGGATCCTGATCCAGCATGAGGTGCACCACCGGGGGCAGATGACGGTGCTGATGCGGCAGGCGGGTCTGCGGGTGCCGGATATTTACGGCCCGACGCGGGAGGATTGGATCGAGCAGGGGATGGTTCCGCTGGTGTAGGAAACCGATCGCCTGGTTGTTGGCAGCGGTAAAGTCAAAGATGGCCTTCCCTGTTGGAAGGCCTGTTTGCGTAACGAGCGGCGGGGGAAGGTCGGCCGGACGATCATCGTATGACTTGCTCACGGCATCGTCATGACCGGGACATGACGGCAGGCATGACAGGAAGCATGACCCGGGGGATGACGGGGGTCACTGGTCACTCCGGCGCGCAAACCGTACGATTACTCCGTGGAACTATTCTCGAAGGAGTGATTGGGATGATGAAACGGATTGCGGTTCTGGCCGCCCTGAGTGCCGTCCTGCTGGCGGGCAGCGTATCGGCGGCGCCATCGGTAGAGAAGCCGGGCGGAGGACCGAAGGGAACGCCCGCCGAGCACGTGAACCAAGCGGGCTTCGTCGACGATGATGCGGACGACGATGCGCCGGGAGCGCAGGGCGGGCACAAGGCGAAGGCGGAGGAGCCGAAGCCGCCGAAGATCGAGACGAATGCGCCGGCGGTGGATCTGACGGCACCGGGTGTCCAGTGGCTCGACCAGCTGAAGCCGGTGCAGCCCGGGGACACGGCCGCGCTGGGCGACGGCTACTGCGCCTGCACGATGGTGACGGTGAAGCTGAAGCGCATCAGCGTACGAGGCAACAACGAGTCGGGGACCGATGAGTGGCGCTTCCGGGTGAAGCTCGGCTCGCAGACCTTCTACTATCCTTCTTCCACAGGGCAGTACAACATCTCGAGCAGTGCCACTTATCCCCACGACATCTACCTCGATTATGTGCTGCATGATTCCAAGTACTACCTGACGGACGGCCAGACCGTCGGCATGATCTTCGATGTCGAGGCCCGGGAGCTCGACACGTTCTCCGACGATGTGTCCAGGGCGAGCGGGGCGCTAGGCATCACGATTCCGACGAGCGGCACGTGGTATTCCATCACGGCGCAGAACGATACGCCGGTGCTCTTCCAGTTCGAGATCTCGACCCGGCCGGCGTCCAAGTACGATTGAGGGGGGGCTGACGTCCCTTGGCGAACAAGGGGAGGGCACGCCCGCTTCACATGCGAAAGCCCGGCTGGACCTTGGGTCCGGCCGGGCTTTAAAATTTAGAAGTTATATCTCTTCAGGGCTCGATTCTGCTGGCGCGCAAAGCCGTCTATGAAAATAGCGGAAGTACGGTGCGCTATTTCCACTTTTTGATGGTTCCCATTAGAATTAAAGGAACTCAGATGCGCTATTGTAGGGAAGAGCACCGTTTCCAGGCTCGTTTTCCCCTTATAAGGCATCGGAGTTCCGCTATTTTCCGGGAAATGGAGGGAAATCGCTCAATAAGATACCTCACTTCCGTTATTTTAAAACGAACATTCCGGACGCCCTGCCAAAACGATCGGTCACCGGAGGCGGAGGCCGAACCGCATACCTTCCAGCTCGAACTCCAGGTCGCGGATCGCGGTCTCCTATGAGCCGGTCCAGATCGCAGGTCTCGAGTCGGTCGTCTCGGTCGCTGCGGGAGATAACTTCAA containing:
- a CDS encoding Ger(x)C family spore germination protein, which gives rise to MKKRAGLQLVLVLALLPLLAGCWNSRELRDLAIVVGMGIDKAAGGEGYRLSFQIMNPGSSSLGAKGGGGGDANTISVYWAEDKSLFGALRKASQKVPRQLFFAHIQLLVIGEPLAKEGLRELFDFYERSHELRLNTPVLVSRGVDAKAVLNLTMPLEPSSALGNAKRIRNTSRVWAHNAEMEVTDIIKSLNRSGSMAISGIKIEGDRRKGGTKANLEKVELPAHAEIQGMALFKEGKWAGWADGTEARGLIRVLDKVKGTIVALPCGKQEDGISLEVIQSKTNVTYRMENGSPAFQIHVKEEGNLNEIRCPIDPSQRSEVVKLQKEWADAAKREIEKAVQGAQSRRSDYLGLDRIVESTDMKSWKSMEENWPSLFAEAKVEVSVETFIRRTGMRSTPYLLKK
- a CDS encoding spore germination protein codes for the protein MFPWNLKGSRLRTQSDTGGKPGSDSPKEGKQPLSLRLDENLSRIREELGNSPDITIRSFKVDGFDVQAAAVYTDGITDKTMVSNFILHSIMSSSLHKRADSGHSSLSRHIRDNALAVGEVSTARDWQELILAVLSGDTVLLVDGSAEAMVCGTRGGEMRSVTEPSSQVVIRGPKDGFTESIATNVALVRRRIRSPHLLLESMKLGAVTQTDVAIMYIRGLANDKIVEEVRRRLHAIETDAILESGYIEQFIEDDTSTLFPTLYNTERPDSIAGNLLEGRIAVFVDGTPFVLIAPTTFFMFFQSAEDYYQRFEVATAIRVLRHAAFLISLFVPSIYIAAITFHHEMVPTLLLISLAAQREGVPFPAFIEAMIMEVTFEILREAGIRMPRAIGQAVSIVGALVLGQAAVEAGIISSAMVIVVALTGISSFSTPAYNLSLSIRLIRFLMMACAGLLGFYGIMILSIILLAHMCALRSFGIPYMTPFGPFIMQDQKDSLLRIPLGSLFSRPRLVNQKNTIRMEPAGSSDDSKDGGNAS
- a CDS encoding GerAB/ArcD/ProY family transporter yields the protein MLNKSVISPNQLLAMIILFEFGTALVIPIGGQTNQGIWLSIWAALPGGLLIYLMFDYLLRQYPNMIPSEYMAVLLGRYLAWPISLLYMLHFLYIASRNLREAGDLLIASSYDQTPTLVIHLAMIVAAVYVLQKGVEVFFRLAQIYLIIMICAGGLGNLVILFSGQIDPANLQPITGEGWRTVLGAAYPFILMFPFAEIAAFSTVLPRLNQVRMARKTGILAMVLSAVGLSLTHAVEMSVLGSDLYSRSTFPLFTTIGLVEIADFLQRLDALVLLTLIIGVFFKMSMYIYSAMATAAYLFRIEDERRLAYSAGITVLFMSILMAPNFLEHKEEGRTHLTLVLPIYMVVIPALLILLHLLRRRFGFK
- a CDS encoding DinB family protein, producing the protein MFKTLSEFADSWKNESASTQRILDALTDSSLQQKIAPDYRSLGQLGWHIATCIHEMLSRTGLEFPAPEGEEQAPSSAAVIADTYRRASAAMLEAVQTQWTDADLFTRVNLYGEEWPNGLTLRILIQHEVHHRGQMTVLMRQAGLRVPDIYGPTREDWIEQGMVPLV